The genomic window GTTTTGTCAACCCATTCATAGGGAGATTTACATGAAACATCACTTATTAGATCAATACCTACAAAGattcaaagattcaaaaaagCAGACAGAAGGAGTTCAATATTCCAAGTGTTATATTATAATTGCCAAAAACAGGAAATGGCAGGAGAAATCTGACCTACGATATCCCATGAACGAGACATTTGCAGAAGTTCATCATCTGTTTTGGACTGTTCTGTGCTCAACACCCCGATAAGACTACCATCTTCTCTTAACCGACGGGTTATTGCTCGAGTGTCAAGATCATCTGATAGTGTTTACAAAAACATCCCAAAATAGAGTAATCAGAGATGTTTTCAAATGCAACTTTATCTCATGCACAATCTAAATAGTATGTTGAATACAAGGAACTTACAAACTCCCATGATGTCCCTTTCGGTTAGATAATCAGCAAGTGTCTTCGTGCATCTCCAGTTTGAGGTACTGAACATTTCACAATTCAAGAAGTCAGGGACATTAAAATGGAGGATAATGGAAAGACACATCAAGGAAAATGCTTACCTAATGCTTAGGTTTCTTATCACCAAACCAGTAAGAAAGCATTGCCCAGATTCTTCATCATCTACAACAAACATTTACAAATGTAATAAGAAACATTGAGAACATAAGTTCCTAGTGTATACGAAAGTTTCGAAACTGCCACTTACCAGGATTGACACCAGTATTACCAATTTGTGGGTTTGTCATTAGCACAAACTGCCCAGCATAACTAGGATCAGTTAAAATTTCTTGATACcttccaaaaacaaacaaaatctaagaTTCAGTAAGCTAAAATCAACAATCTTTGAGGTGATataatgaaatcaaagaacaaaacataccCTGTCAAGGAAGTGTTAAACACCAATTCAGCAATACGGGTTCCAGGAGCACCAAAAGACTTAGCAGGCCAGATAGAACCATCTTCTAACACAAGCCTAGCATTGTACGAAGTCCAAGGTTTCTCCACAACACCTACGATGtgcaaaaatcaaaactttcactAAAAGGTTTTGGCACTAATTCTTAAGACAGAGACTTTCTCGATCAAACGAAAAATCCAAGCTTTACCCTTTATTCAAGAACTAAAACCCAATGGAGACAATACACAATTTCATCAATTTTGAAACGGAAATGAAGGCAAAATTTACCAGAAGTGGGAAAAGTGAGTGGAGAAGTGGAGCAACGGATGacagaaaccctaaatccacCGCCGCGACGGTCGAAGGAAGGCTGGGAAGATAAGCTCGTAGGCAAAACAAAGCCTAGAGTCCTTGTTGCCATGGCCATGTTGTTTTCtctggaggaagaagaagatcgaagaagaaaacggcGTCAAGGTTTTTTAGGGTTGGTGGGTCGATAGctctttttttgaaattaattcGTTGTTATTATTACAGTATCTTGCTTTGacttttgttgacttttttcTCTAGTAAATTTGGTCACATAATCATAGTTTTGTTGCTAAATAAAAAGGGATGAAAAtcatagttttgtttattataaaaatagaataaagTATCGAATATATgtctaaatttaatatttaaataattatatatataaatagattttatataaattcgaaatagaataaatataaggttaaataaaagtaaaaaaatcatatatttatattttaataaggTAAAAATGTTTTAGGATATTAGTAATTAAACGAGTTAAAGAAATATAAGATTTAAGATAGAATGTTGCTAGCATTCTATCTTGATTTTTTGAAGACTGATTTCAGTTAGAATTGTGGCAACAAATATGAAGATTCCAGTACTTAGGTCATATGGTAAAATCACGCGAATTCTTAAGTTTTACAAGATCGAATTCGGTGGTTCTCTTTGTAACTTGGCTTTCTTTGCTTAGAAGCGATCCAAACCTTTTTTAGTAGTaatgttgtatttatttttctgtagattatttttatatgtattttgtaatctttgtaattatgttaaaaattaaaattggtataaaatttaactttttaacaaaaaaaaaaacaatctgaaaaaaaaagaagaagataaagtcGTCAAATTGgtataaaatttaactttttaacgaaacaagaatttgaaaaaaaagaagaagatagagtcGCTCTTGCAAGTGTAATGATAGACTCGTGTAGAGAAATTAGCGGGAACAGAAATATAAACGACGCATAATTAGAaagtataaattaatt from Arabidopsis thaliana chromosome 3, partial sequence includes these protein-coding regions:
- the CARA gene encoding carbamoyl phosphate synthetase A (carbamoyl phosphate synthetase A (CARA); FUNCTIONS IN: carbamoyl-phosphate synthase (glutamine-hydrolyzing) activity, catalytic activity; INVOLVED IN: cellular response to phosphate starvation; LOCATED IN: chloroplast, chloroplast stroma; EXPRESSED IN: 23 plant structures; EXPRESSED DURING: 13 growth stages; CONTAINS InterPro DOMAIN/s: Glutamine amidotransferase class-I, C-terminal (InterPro:IPR000991), Glutamine amidotransferase superfamily (InterPro:IPR011702), Carbamoyl phosphate synthase, GATase domain (InterPro:IPR001317), Carbamoyl phosphate synthase, small subunit, N-terminal (InterPro:IPR002474), Glutamine amidotransferase type 1 (InterPro:IPR017926), Carbamoyl phosphate synthase, small subunit (InterPro:IPR006274), Anthranilate synthase component II/delta crystallin (InterPro:IPR006220); BEST Arabidopsis thaliana protein match is: anthranilate synthase beta subunit 1 (TAIR:AT1G25220.1); Has 23531 Blast hits to 23511 proteins in 4128 species: Archae - 520; Bacteria - 13864; Metazoa - 1675; Fungi - 510; Plants - 198; Viruses - 0; Other Eukaryotes - 6764 (source: NCBI BLink).) produces the protein MAMATRTLGFVLPTSLSSQPSFDRRGGGFRVSVIRCSTSPLTFPTSGVVEKPWTSYNARLVLEDGSIWPAKSFGAPGTRIAELVFNTSLTGYQEILTDPSYAGQFVLMTNPQIGNTGVNPDDEESGQCFLTGLVIRNLSISTSNWRCTKTLADYLTERDIMGVYDLDTRAITRRLREDGSLIGVLSTEQSKTDDELLQMSRSWDIVGIDLISDVSCKSPYEWVDKTNAEWDFNTNSRDGKSYKVIAYDFGIKQNILRRLSSYGCQITVVPSTFPAAEALKMNPDGILFSNGPGDPSAVPYAVETVKELLGKVPVYGICMGHQLLGQALGGKTFKMKFGHHGGNHPVRNNRTGQVEISAQNHNYAVDPASLPGGVEVTHVNLNDGSCAGLSFPEMNVMSLQYHPEASPGPHDSDNAFREFIELMKRSKQSS